In Herbaspirillum sp. WKF16, one genomic interval encodes:
- a CDS encoding SDR family NAD(P)-dependent oxidoreductase, whose translation MQKLMEDKVIIVTGAGSVGEGWGNGKAAAALYAREGGRVLAVDRSIEAARETQAIIRSEGGVCEVIAADVSKTEDVKAIAAAAMDHFGRVDVLHNNVGIAETGGPVETTEESWNRLVAVNQTSLFLTHKYVLPIMERQKKGAIVNISSLAALRWIGFPYLGYTTTKAAILAFTKNVAMQYAPLGIRANCILPGLMDTPMIREPLKASYGGDIEEMRAKRHAQCPMGFMGDAWDVAHASLFLASDNARYITGLDLIVDGGLSLKVA comes from the coding sequence ATGCAGAAACTGATGGAAGACAAGGTCATCATCGTCACCGGCGCCGGCTCGGTGGGCGAGGGTTGGGGCAACGGCAAGGCCGCCGCCGCGCTGTATGCGCGCGAGGGCGGACGGGTGCTGGCGGTGGATCGCAGCATCGAGGCGGCCAGGGAGACCCAGGCGATCATCCGTAGCGAAGGCGGCGTGTGCGAGGTGATCGCGGCCGACGTATCGAAGACGGAAGACGTAAAGGCGATCGCCGCGGCGGCGATGGATCATTTCGGCCGGGTCGACGTGCTGCACAACAACGTCGGCATCGCCGAGACCGGCGGCCCGGTCGAGACCACCGAGGAGAGCTGGAACCGCCTGGTGGCGGTGAACCAGACCAGCCTGTTCCTGACGCACAAGTACGTGCTGCCCATCATGGAGCGGCAGAAGAAGGGCGCGATCGTGAACATCTCGTCGCTGGCGGCCTTGCGCTGGATCGGCTTCCCTTACCTGGGCTACACCACGACCAAGGCGGCCATCCTGGCGTTCACCAAGAACGTGGCGATGCAGTATGCGCCGCTGGGGATCCGCGCCAATTGCATCTTGCCGGGGCTGATGGATACGCCGATGATCCGCGAGCCGCTGAAGGCGTCCTATGGCGGGGATATCGAGGAGATGCGGGCCAAGCGGCATGCGCAATGCCCGATGGGGTTCATGGGCGATGCCTGGGACGTGGCGCACGCTTCCTTGTTCCTGGCTTCTGACAATGCGCGTTATATCACCGGGCTGGATCTGATCGTCGATGGCGGCTTGTCGTTGAAGGTGGCTTGA
- a CDS encoding LysR family transcriptional regulator gives MIELRHLTYFRTVAETLHFGRAAELLHISQPPLTRQIAALEKELGAQLFDRSKRAIQLTPAGKYFYRDTTEIFKALERAKRNVSSSSTGKSGALKVGFMMSSAYNILPSVTRHYSAAYPEVDMRLTEYVPNLLATDIEDEKVDVGIMYRPEDCSRLDSHTIYAEPLLAVLPHDHRLASKPAISIAELAEDPFISIPRAIAPVVFDIIVSHCQSNGFRPRIVLEANLQQTIVNLVGEGLGVALVPASMQAMHLESTVFKPLLNPPLVEVAVIWNKENSNPCIRTFADTAVEVWRKQRPMAN, from the coding sequence ATGATCGAACTGAGACACCTCACCTATTTCCGCACCGTAGCAGAAACCCTGCATTTCGGACGCGCCGCGGAGCTGTTGCATATCTCGCAACCCCCGCTCACACGGCAGATTGCGGCGCTGGAGAAGGAGCTGGGCGCGCAATTGTTCGACCGCAGCAAACGCGCCATCCAGCTGACCCCGGCCGGCAAATATTTTTACCGCGACACCACAGAAATTTTCAAGGCGCTGGAGCGGGCCAAGCGAAATGTTTCATCTTCCAGCACCGGCAAGAGCGGCGCGCTGAAGGTGGGCTTCATGATGTCCTCGGCCTACAACATCCTGCCCTCGGTGACGCGCCACTACTCGGCCGCCTATCCCGAGGTGGATATGCGCCTGACCGAATACGTGCCCAACCTGCTGGCCACCGACATCGAAGACGAGAAAGTCGACGTGGGCATCATGTACCGCCCCGAGGACTGCAGCCGCCTGGACAGCCACACGATCTACGCCGAACCGTTGCTGGCGGTGCTGCCGCACGACCATCGCCTGGCTAGCAAGCCGGCGATCTCGATCGCGGAACTGGCCGAGGATCCCTTCATCAGCATCCCGCGCGCGATCGCGCCGGTGGTGTTCGACATCATCGTCAGCCACTGCCAGTCCAACGGCTTTCGCCCGCGCATCGTGCTCGAGGCCAACCTGCAGCAGACCATCGTCAACCTGGTGGGAGAAGGCCTGGGCGTGGCGCTGGTGCCGGCCTCGATGCAGGCCATGCATCTGGAATCCACGGTGTTCAAGCCGCTGCTCAACCCGCCGCTGGTGGAAGTGGCGGTGATCTGGAACAAGGAAAATTCCAATCCCTGTATCAGGACCTTTGCGGATACGGCGGTGGAGGTGTGGAGGAAGCAGCGGCCGATGGCCAATTGA
- a CDS encoding TRAP transporter large permease has product MMEAAMSYREPVNMNPAARALVALNRMVMHVVGAVAAALVVAETVVLLTGVIYRYALHDPLVWSDELASILFIWLSMLGAVLALDRGEHMRLTAIINKCSEKGRVWLETVAALVVCIFVLMVIHPAVDHSVEQMAITTPALEIPDGLRAAALPVGAILMLLAAVSRMAAVTSLRLLLSALAVVAVIGGGLWLAKPALLAMGNYNLIIFFVLLIGVCVAGGIPIAFAFGTATMAYLALATSAPLMIVVSRMDEGMSSLILLSVPLFVLLGSLLEMSGLAKTLIDFMASLLGHVRGGLQYVLLGAMFLVSGISGSKAADMAAIAPALFPEMKKRGSKPEELVALLSSSGAMTETIPPSLVLITIGAVCSVSITALFIGGLMPAAIATIAIAVVCWMRARREPMPDVKRAPMSLIVKTMIAAIPALALPMLIRVAVIEGVATATEVATIGVAYTIVVGLVMHLFMRHLNFKRLYPMLIESAALSGAILLIIGMATSMAWALTQSGFSAKLVALMQGVPGGGVGFLLITIVIFIVLGSLLEGIPAIVLFGPLLFPVARSLGVHDVHYAMVVILAMGIGLFAPPFGVGFYAACAIGKVSPDGVFNRVWGYLAALVIALLVVAFVPWISIGFL; this is encoded by the coding sequence ATGATGGAAGCTGCAATGAGTTACCGCGAGCCGGTAAACATGAACCCGGCCGCGCGCGCGCTGGTGGCGTTGAACCGCATGGTGATGCATGTGGTCGGCGCCGTCGCCGCCGCGCTGGTCGTGGCCGAGACGGTGGTGCTGTTGACCGGCGTCATTTACCGCTACGCGCTGCACGACCCGCTGGTCTGGTCCGATGAACTGGCTTCGATCCTGTTCATCTGGCTCTCCATGCTGGGCGCCGTGCTGGCGCTGGATCGCGGGGAGCACATGCGGCTGACCGCCATCATCAACAAATGTTCGGAGAAGGGCCGCGTCTGGCTGGAAACGGTCGCGGCCCTGGTGGTCTGCATCTTCGTGCTGATGGTGATCCACCCCGCGGTGGATCACTCGGTGGAACAGATGGCGATCACCACGCCGGCCCTGGAAATCCCTGACGGATTGCGCGCCGCGGCCCTGCCGGTGGGCGCCATCCTGATGCTGCTGGCGGCGGTCTCGCGCATGGCGGCGGTGACCAGCCTGCGCCTCCTGCTCTCGGCGCTGGCGGTGGTGGCGGTGATCGGCGGCGGCCTCTGGCTGGCCAAGCCGGCGCTGCTGGCCATGGGCAACTACAACCTGATCATCTTCTTCGTGCTGCTGATCGGCGTGTGCGTGGCCGGCGGCATTCCCATCGCCTTCGCCTTCGGCACGGCGACCATGGCCTACCTCGCGCTGGCCACCAGCGCGCCGCTGATGATCGTGGTCAGCCGCATGGACGAGGGCATGTCCAGCCTGATCCTGCTGTCGGTGCCGCTGTTCGTGCTGCTGGGCTCGCTGCTGGAAATGTCGGGCCTGGCCAAGACGCTGATCGATTTCATGGCCTCGCTGCTGGGCCACGTGCGCGGCGGCCTGCAATATGTGCTGCTGGGCGCGATGTTCCTGGTCTCGGGCATCTCCGGCTCGAAGGCGGCCGACATGGCCGCGATCGCCCCGGCGCTGTTCCCGGAGATGAAGAAGCGCGGCTCCAAGCCCGAAGAACTGGTGGCGCTGCTCTCGTCCTCGGGCGCCATGACCGAAACCATTCCGCCCAGCCTGGTGCTGATCACCATCGGCGCGGTCTGCAGCGTGTCGATCACGGCGCTGTTCATCGGCGGCCTGATGCCGGCGGCCATCGCCACCATCGCCATCGCCGTGGTGTGCTGGATGCGCGCCCGCCGCGAACCGATGCCCGACGTCAAGCGCGCGCCGATGTCGCTGATCGTCAAGACCATGATCGCCGCCATTCCGGCGCTGGCGCTGCCGATGCTGATCCGCGTGGCGGTCATCGAAGGCGTGGCCACGGCCACTGAAGTGGCGACCATCGGCGTGGCCTACACCATCGTGGTCGGCCTGGTGATGCACCTGTTCATGAGGCACCTCAATTTCAAGCGCCTCTATCCGATGCTGATCGAATCGGCCGCGCTCTCGGGCGCCATCCTGCTGATCATCGGCATGGCCACCTCGATGGCCTGGGCGCTGACGCAGTCCGGCTTCTCGGCCAAGCTGGTGGCCCTGATGCAGGGCGTGCCGGGCGGCGGCGTGGGCTTCCTGCTGATCACCATCGTCATCTTCATCGTGCTGGGCAGCCTGCTGGAAGGCATCCCCGCGATCGTCCTGTTCGGCCCGCTGCTGTTCCCGGTGGCGCGCTCGCTGGGCGTGCACGACGTGCACTACGCCATGGTGGTGATCCTGGCCATGGGCATCGGCCTGTTCGCGCCGCCCTTCGGCGTCGGCTTCTATGCCGCCTGCGCGATCGGCAAGGTATCACCCGACGGCGTGTTCAACCGCGTGTGGGGCTATCTCGCCGCGCTGGTGATCGCGCTCTTGGTGGTGGCCTTCGTGCCATGGATTTCCATCGGCTTCCTCTGA
- a CDS encoding SDR family NAD(P)-dependent oxidoreductase gives MNQSDSGARVAFVTGGAMGIGASICEQLAAKGYTILVADINLEAAAKTADALVAGGHKAAPVQIDLGNPESIARAFAEVEKDYGRCDVLVNNAGIAKTYPFLDFPIDNWLQTMNINVTGVMVAGQLAARLMVKNGWGRIVNISSISGIRAGAGRTAYGTSKSAVIGLTRQMAIELAQHGITVNSVAPGPVDTPMTQAIHSEETRQSYYRLVPMRRYGSTDEIAAAVSFLASDEASYITGHVIPVDGGFVAGGVLDI, from the coding sequence ATGAATCAAAGCGATAGCGGCGCCCGCGTGGCGTTCGTGACGGGCGGAGCCATGGGCATCGGCGCCAGCATCTGCGAGCAACTGGCGGCCAAGGGCTACACCATCCTGGTGGCCGACATCAACCTGGAAGCGGCGGCCAAGACCGCCGACGCGCTGGTCGCGGGCGGCCACAAGGCGGCGCCGGTGCAGATCGACCTCGGCAATCCCGAGTCCATCGCCCGCGCCTTCGCCGAGGTCGAGAAGGACTACGGCCGCTGCGACGTGCTGGTCAACAATGCCGGCATCGCCAAGACCTATCCCTTCCTCGATTTCCCGATCGACAACTGGCTGCAGACCATGAACATCAACGTCACCGGCGTGATGGTGGCGGGGCAGCTGGCGGCGCGCCTGATGGTGAAGAACGGCTGGGGCCGGATCGTCAACATCTCCTCCATCTCCGGCATCCGCGCCGGCGCCGGCCGCACCGCCTACGGCACCTCGAAGTCGGCGGTGATCGGCCTGACGCGCCAGATGGCCATCGAGCTGGCCCAGCACGGCATCACCGTCAACAGCGTGGCGCCGGGACCGGTCGATACGCCCATGACCCAGGCCATCCACTCGGAAGAAACGCGCCAGAGCTACTACCGGCTGGTGCCGATGCGCCGCTACGGCAGCACCGACGAGATCGCCGCCGCCGTCAGCTTCCTGGCCTCGGACGAAGCGTCCTACATCACCGGCCACGTGATCCCGGTCGACGGCGGATTCGTCGCCGGCGGCGTGCTGGACATCTGA
- a CDS encoding PPC domain-containing DNA-binding protein, which translates to MMTNLANTNINETDDNIQVEEGTLGKLVMARLKPNQDMTESVEALCRQHGMQTAIVRGAIGSLIDAHLQYSTPTGLRRMEINGPGVEILNVFGEIGFSDGKSNPNPLQGVVADTDGKIFAGRFVRGANLSFITIEITLQEWIPAKVREAVPA; encoded by the coding sequence ATGATGACGAACCTAGCCAATACCAATATCAACGAGACAGACGACAACATCCAGGTAGAAGAAGGCACCCTGGGCAAGCTGGTCATGGCCCGCCTGAAACCCAACCAGGACATGACCGAGAGCGTGGAAGCCCTGTGCCGCCAGCACGGCATGCAGACCGCCATCGTGCGCGGCGCCATCGGCAGCCTGATCGACGCCCACCTGCAATACTCGACCCCGACCGGCCTGCGCCGCATGGAAATCAACGGCCCCGGCGTGGAGATCCTGAACGTGTTCGGCGAGATCGGTTTCTCGGACGGCAAGTCCAACCCCAATCCGCTGCAGGGCGTGGTGGCCGACACCGACGGCAAGATCTTCGCCGGCCGTTTCGTGCGCGGCGCCAATCTCTCCTTCATCACCATCGAGATCACGCTGCAGGAGTGGATCCCGGCGAAGGTGCGCGAGGCCGTTCCGGCCTGA
- a CDS encoding sigma-54-dependent Fis family transcriptional regulator codes for MPTQTVDLPLAGSDVRTAGSNSPRNTPRYRAIDHLSEGDEVMRDLVERGKRLVDRGIPILILGETGTGKEYLSRALHEYSERRRAAWVAVNCASIPESLAESELFGYCKGAFSGALPGGMKGKVQQADGGTLFLDEIGDMPFALQTRLLRVLSEREVIPLGAMRPVPVDVQLICATHQDVKTLIAQGRFREDLYYRIAGGVLRLPALRERADRRRVIMDMIAAELALDQADEHMIAPAALQRMLAYPWPGNLRQMHAVIRYSCAVMDGGRIEVRDLPEELMQFQAANLGHTGHAANVRPIVPQADAGAMPVRQPGGLPGDERTRVIDALVGSRWNISAASRQLGMCRASLYRKLRQLDIPHVRDQAMPAWAVA; via the coding sequence ATGCCGACACAAACGGTAGACCTACCTTTGGCAGGAAGCGACGTCAGGACAGCTGGTTCGAATTCCCCGCGCAACACCCCCCGGTACCGGGCCATCGATCACCTCTCCGAGGGCGACGAGGTGATGCGCGACCTGGTCGAGCGCGGCAAGCGCCTGGTCGACCGCGGCATTCCCATTCTTATCCTCGGCGAGACCGGCACCGGCAAGGAGTACCTGTCGCGCGCGCTGCATGAGTACAGCGAGCGCCGCCGCGCCGCCTGGGTGGCGGTGAACTGCGCCTCGATCCCCGAGAGCCTGGCCGAGAGCGAACTGTTCGGCTATTGCAAGGGCGCCTTCTCCGGCGCGCTGCCGGGCGGCATGAAGGGCAAGGTGCAGCAGGCCGACGGCGGCACGCTGTTCCTCGATGAAATCGGCGACATGCCGTTCGCGCTGCAGACGCGCCTGTTGCGGGTGCTCTCCGAGCGCGAGGTGATTCCGCTGGGCGCGATGCGCCCGGTGCCGGTGGACGTGCAACTCATCTGCGCCACCCACCAGGACGTGAAGACGCTGATCGCCCAAGGGCGTTTCCGCGAAGATCTCTACTACCGCATCGCCGGCGGCGTGCTGCGCCTGCCGGCGCTGCGCGAACGGGCCGACCGCCGCCGCGTGATCATGGACATGATCGCCGCCGAGCTGGCACTGGACCAGGCCGACGAACACATGATCGCGCCGGCCGCGCTGCAGCGCATGCTGGCCTACCCGTGGCCGGGCAACCTGCGCCAGATGCACGCGGTGATCCGCTACAGCTGCGCGGTCATGGACGGCGGGCGCATCGAGGTGCGCGACCTGCCCGAAGAACTGATGCAATTCCAGGCGGCGAACCTGGGCCATACCGGCCACGCCGCCAACGTCCGTCCCATCGTGCCACAAGCCGATGCGGGGGCGATGCCCGTACGCCAACCAGGCGGTCTGCCCGGAGACGAGCGCACGCGCGTTATCGACGCGCTGGTCGGCAGCCGCTGGAACATTTCCGCCGCCTCGCGGCAATTGGGAATGTGCCGCGCCTCGCTGTACCGCAAGCTGCGCCAGCTCGATATTCCGCATGTGCGCGACCAGGCGATGCCGGCCTGGGCCGTCGCCTGA
- a CDS encoding acyl-CoA synthetase, which translates to MRTSETMLKKVMNLGRLLSDVARRFPDEPGLILSRGGANGDDRVITWKQINDRVDALAHALAKRGVKKGEKMLVHSRNNQQIFESAWAAFKLGMVWVPTNFRITPPEAAYLGQSSGACVMVYDQGFGNYVDAVKAASPVLEHVIALADPRPGELDFEALVAEAGGRPFDEVEVDYEDPMWFFYTSGTTGHPKAGMLSHGQMAFVVTNHLADLMPGLNHLSRSLVVAPLSHGAGIHAVINTARGAASILLSSERLVVEEAWQLVEKYKVDNMFTVPTIVKILVEDESVDRYDHSSLKHVIYAGAPMYRADQVYALKKLGRVLVQYYGLGEVTGNITFLPPYMHFEDDAHPQARVGTCGMPRTGMEIAILDDSGKKLAPFETGEICVRGPAVFMGYHNNPDANAKAFKHDWFHTGDLGHVDQDGFLYITGRSSDMYISGGSNVYPREIEEALLTHPAVSEVAVLGVPDPKWGESGLAVIVCKPGQQAGGEALLAHLEERIGKYKWPRRFVFWETMPKSGYGKIVKKQIKALLEEKGDYRL; encoded by the coding sequence ATTAGAACGAGTGAGACGATGTTAAAGAAAGTCATGAACCTGGGCCGCCTGCTATCCGACGTGGCGCGCCGCTTTCCCGACGAGCCCGGCCTGATCCTCAGCCGCGGCGGCGCCAACGGTGACGACAGGGTCATCACCTGGAAGCAGATCAACGACCGCGTGGATGCCCTCGCCCACGCGCTGGCCAAGCGCGGCGTGAAGAAGGGCGAGAAGATGCTGGTCCATTCGCGCAACAACCAGCAGATCTTCGAGAGCGCCTGGGCGGCGTTCAAGCTGGGCATGGTCTGGGTTCCGACCAACTTCCGCATCACGCCGCCCGAGGCGGCCTACCTGGGCCAGTCCAGCGGCGCTTGCGTCATGGTCTACGACCAGGGCTTCGGCAACTATGTCGACGCCGTCAAGGCCGCCTCGCCGGTGCTGGAACACGTGATCGCGCTGGCCGATCCGCGTCCGGGCGAACTGGACTTCGAGGCCCTGGTGGCAGAAGCCGGCGGCCGTCCCTTCGACGAGGTCGAGGTCGACTACGAAGACCCGATGTGGTTCTTCTACACCTCCGGCACCACCGGCCACCCCAAGGCCGGCATGCTCTCGCACGGCCAGATGGCCTTCGTCGTGACCAACCACCTGGCCGACCTGATGCCGGGGCTGAACCATCTGTCACGCTCGCTGGTGGTGGCGCCGCTGTCGCATGGCGCCGGCATCCACGCGGTGATCAACACCGCGCGCGGCGCGGCCAGCATCCTGCTGTCGTCGGAACGCCTGGTGGTGGAAGAAGCCTGGCAACTGGTCGAGAAATACAAGGTGGACAACATGTTCACCGTGCCCACCATCGTCAAGATCCTGGTGGAGGATGAATCGGTCGACCGCTACGACCACTCCTCGCTGAAGCACGTGATCTACGCCGGCGCGCCGATGTACCGCGCCGACCAGGTGTATGCGCTCAAGAAGCTGGGCCGCGTATTGGTGCAGTACTACGGCCTGGGCGAAGTGACCGGCAACATCACCTTCCTGCCGCCCTACATGCACTTCGAGGACGACGCCCATCCGCAGGCGCGCGTGGGCACCTGCGGCATGCCGCGCACCGGCATGGAGATCGCCATCCTGGACGACAGCGGCAAGAAGCTGGCGCCGTTCGAGACCGGCGAGATCTGCGTGCGCGGCCCGGCGGTGTTCATGGGCTACCACAACAACCCCGACGCCAACGCCAAGGCCTTCAAGCATGACTGGTTCCATACCGGCGACCTCGGCCACGTGGACCAGGACGGCTTCCTCTACATCACCGGCCGCTCTTCCGACATGTACATCTCGGGCGGCTCCAACGTCTATCCGCGCGAGATCGAGGAAGCGCTGCTGACCCACCCGGCGGTGTCGGAAGTGGCGGTGCTGGGCGTGCCCGATCCCAAGTGGGGCGAGAGCGGCCTGGCGGTGATCGTCTGCAAACCCGGCCAGCAGGCCGGCGGCGAGGCGCTGCTGGCGCACCTGGAGGAACGCATCGGCAAGTACAAGTGGCCGCGCCGCTTCGTGTTCTGGGAAACCATGCCCAAGTCGGGCTACGGCAAGATCGTCAAGAAGCAGATCAAGGCCCTGCTCGAAGAGAAAGGAGACTACCGCCTATGA
- a CDS encoding acetyl-CoA acetyltransferase, translating to MTASASAPCITGWHHSQFGKLDGIDPEVLIGQVAKAAIEHAGLQPEDIDSVHVGTFNAGFLYQDFPSSLVFNSLPQLRFKPAVRLENACATGSAAIHSGLQSIKAGESKHVLVIGFEKMTELATPQVGEVLLKACYAKEEAGIPGGFAGVFGKIAQSYFDRFGDQSDALAMIAAKNHKNGMSNPYAHMRRDFGFDFCRNVSDKNPYVAGPLKRTDCSLVSDGAAAMVISAADAARSMPRAVQFRAAVHVNDYLPLSRRDATRFEAAELAWKQALGNARLSLGDLSLVETHDCFTVAELLEYEAMGLAPHGQGARVIAEGITAKDGKLPVNPSGGLKSKGHPVGATGVSMHVMAAMQAAHDAGDMQIANARYAGVFNMGGAAVANYVSILERIH from the coding sequence ATGACTGCTTCTGCATCCGCACCCTGCATTACCGGCTGGCATCATTCCCAATTCGGCAAGCTTGACGGCATCGATCCCGAAGTGCTGATCGGCCAGGTCGCCAAGGCCGCCATCGAGCACGCCGGCCTGCAACCGGAAGACATCGATTCCGTCCACGTCGGCACCTTCAACGCCGGCTTCCTGTACCAGGACTTCCCCTCTTCGCTGGTGTTCAACAGCCTGCCGCAGCTGCGCTTCAAGCCGGCCGTGCGCCTGGAGAACGCCTGCGCCACCGGCTCGGCCGCGATCCATTCGGGCCTGCAATCGATCAAGGCCGGCGAGTCGAAGCACGTGCTGGTGATCGGCTTCGAGAAGATGACCGAGCTGGCCACGCCGCAGGTCGGCGAGGTGCTGCTCAAGGCCTGCTACGCCAAGGAAGAGGCCGGCATCCCCGGCGGCTTCGCCGGCGTGTTCGGCAAGATCGCGCAGAGCTACTTCGACCGCTTCGGCGACCAGTCCGACGCGCTGGCGATGATCGCCGCCAAGAACCACAAGAACGGCATGTCCAATCCGTACGCCCACATGCGCCGCGACTTCGGTTTCGATTTCTGCCGCAACGTGTCCGACAAGAACCCGTACGTGGCCGGCCCACTGAAGCGCACCGACTGCTCGCTGGTCTCCGACGGCGCCGCCGCCATGGTGATCAGCGCCGCCGATGCCGCCCGGTCCATGCCGCGCGCCGTGCAGTTCCGCGCGGCGGTGCACGTCAACGACTACCTGCCCCTGTCGCGCCGCGACGCCACCCGCTTCGAGGCCGCAGAGCTGGCCTGGAAGCAGGCGCTGGGCAACGCCCGTCTGTCGCTGGGCGACCTGTCGCTGGTGGAAACCCACGACTGCTTCACCGTCGCCGAACTGCTGGAATACGAGGCGATGGGCCTGGCGCCGCACGGCCAGGGCGCGCGCGTGATCGCCGAGGGCATCACCGCCAAGGACGGCAAGCTGCCCGTCAATCCTTCGGGCGGCCTGAAATCCAAGGGCCACCCGGTGGGCGCCACCGGCGTGTCGATGCACGTGATGGCGGCGATGCAGGCCGCGCATGACGCCGGCGACATGCAGATCGCCAACGCCAGGTACGCCGGCGTGTTCAACATGGGCGGCGCGGCGGTGGCCAACTACGTCAGCATCCTGGAACGCATCCACTGA
- a CDS encoding PCC domain-containing protein, whose product MKLSSKPAGDSTGFVEVRKFLHAGQQSYPRTLDLEADPAEELRITLAPGTMVGEALRRVLARYGQRGGVGRMCGGTARRLHYHRIENTRDKNRPYDYGPPHVLEGAITFVTGAITVGQNPEGKVLLHCHSGFIDGDGAIHGGHLLLDTVEVGDDPLIIRLCLFSRGAFVVNSDEETHFSLLHPTPMES is encoded by the coding sequence ATGAAACTCTCGAGCAAACCCGCGGGCGACAGCACCGGCTTCGTCGAGGTGCGCAAATTCCTGCACGCAGGCCAGCAGAGCTATCCGCGCACGCTGGACCTGGAGGCCGACCCGGCCGAGGAACTGCGCATCACGCTGGCCCCGGGCACCATGGTGGGCGAAGCCTTGCGCCGCGTGCTTGCGCGCTACGGCCAGCGCGGCGGGGTGGGCCGCATGTGCGGCGGCACCGCGCGCCGCCTGCACTACCATCGCATCGAAAACACCCGGGACAAGAACCGCCCGTATGACTACGGCCCGCCGCATGTGCTGGAGGGCGCGATCACTTTCGTGACCGGCGCCATCACGGTGGGCCAGAACCCTGAAGGAAAGGTATTATTGCATTGCCATTCCGGTTTCATCGATGGCGATGGCGCCATCCACGGCGGCCATCTGCTGCTTGATACGGTGGAAGTGGGCGACGATCCGCTCATCATCCGCCTTTGCCTGTTTTCCCGAGGCGCCTTCGTCGTCAACAGCGATGAAGAGACGCACTTCAGTCTATTGCATCCGACACCCATGGAATCATGA
- a CDS encoding TRAP transporter substrate-binding protein — protein MGHPTGKITRRSFLKTASVASAAAATGLYGTSAHAAEFTFKYANNLPVSHPMNVRAKEMAAKIAADSKGRIELQLYPNNQLGTDTDMLSQVRAGAIDFFTLSPLILGTLVPAAQISGIGFAFKDYDQVWAAMDGELGVHVRKQIESKSTLFAFEKIWDNGYRQITNSTRPIKSADDLKGMKLRVPPSPLWTSMFRAVESAPTSINFAEVYSALQTKIVEGQENPLAIISTAKLYEVQKYCSITNHMWDGFWFLGNKKSFEKLPKDLQDVMTRAINEAGINQRADVRKLNDSLVGEMKGKGLAFNDIDADSFRAKLRSAGFYAEWKKKFGDEPWALLEKYTGKLA, from the coding sequence ATGGGACATCCCACTGGCAAGATCACGCGCCGTTCTTTTCTGAAGACCGCATCGGTGGCCTCGGCCGCCGCCGCCACCGGCCTGTACGGGACTTCCGCCCACGCCGCCGAATTCACTTTCAAGTACGCCAACAACCTGCCGGTGTCGCACCCGATGAACGTGCGCGCCAAGGAGATGGCGGCCAAGATCGCGGCCGATTCCAAGGGCCGCATCGAACTGCAGCTGTACCCCAACAACCAGCTGGGCACCGATACCGACATGCTGTCGCAGGTGCGCGCCGGCGCGATCGATTTCTTCACGCTGTCGCCGCTGATCCTGGGCACCCTGGTGCCGGCCGCGCAGATCTCCGGCATCGGCTTCGCCTTCAAGGACTACGACCAGGTCTGGGCCGCCATGGACGGCGAGCTGGGCGTGCACGTGCGCAAGCAGATCGAATCCAAGTCGACCCTGTTCGCCTTTGAAAAGATCTGGGACAACGGCTACCGCCAGATCACCAACAGCACCAGGCCGATCAAGAGCGCCGACGACCTGAAGGGCATGAAGCTGCGCGTGCCGCCGAGCCCGCTGTGGACCTCGATGTTCCGCGCCGTCGAATCGGCCCCGACCTCGATCAACTTCGCCGAAGTCTATTCGGCGCTGCAGACCAAGATCGTCGAAGGCCAGGAGAACCCGCTGGCGATCATCTCCACCGCCAAGCTGTACGAAGTGCAGAAGTATTGCTCCATCACCAACCACATGTGGGACGGTTTCTGGTTCCTGGGCAACAAGAAGTCCTTCGAGAAGCTGCCCAAGGACCTGCAGGACGTCATGACCCGCGCCATCAATGAAGCCGGCATCAACCAGCGCGCCGACGTGCGCAAGCTCAACGACTCGCTGGTGGGCGAGATGAAGGGCAAGGGCCTGGCCTTCAACGACATCGACGCCGACTCCTTCCGCGCCAAGCTGCGCAGCGCCGGCTTCTATGCCGAGTGGAAGAAGAAGTTCGGCGACGAGCCCTGGGCCCTGCTGGAAAAGTACACCGGCAAGCTGGCCTAA